DNA from Triticum aestivum cultivar Chinese Spring chromosome 7D, IWGSC CS RefSeq v2.1, whole genome shotgun sequence:
CATGTGGTCATGTCTTATATTTTCAACTCATTTTGCTTTCTTATTGTGAAGGTAGACAAGCCTTCTTATTTCTTAAACCTGAGAAGATGGTGGAAAGgcatagatatatttcaaaagccATATATATTATTTCCTGTGCATGCAGAGTAAGCAATTTTGTCGTCTCTTTTCCTAAGATACATTACTTTATATTGATATTGCTATTTACTTGTAGGGTTATACATGTTTTATAGAACTTCACCGCATGTGTATTTTTGATAAAATGCAATTGAGTTTGAAGGTGGAAATTTACATGTTTATAGAATATTGTATAGATTGTATCTTTTGAGATTCTTATAACTTCTACTCATGGTTTCCACGTTTTTTTTACCGTAAGGATGATTTCTACGGATATTTCGTTGTATCACAGCAACCGTCGCTACCAGTTAGCATTTTGAAAATACATTCCTGGCTGGTGATTCTCTGTCCATGACAAACCAGGATATTATTTCTCAGAGATTCTGATTTGCCATGCCTAGGACAGTCATTCCGAGGCAGAGTTATAAAAGCTGATAAAATCTGGTTCCTGTATAACAAACCAAATGCTGGATATGGTGTATTTGCAGATTTGACAATGGGTTAATGTCAGTTTTAGCTTATACCATAGTTAGCTACTCCCTCTGATTCAAATTAATTGTGGCAGCTttggtacaactttgtactaaagttgtactaaagctgtgacaattaatatggatcggagggagtattacataTTGTGCTCGGAGATTGAGCAATTCCGCAAGATTACTGGTGATATTTACCAAGTCATATCTTTATGTGGAAATCTGGGAGCTGGCTTGTTTCCATTTCTAGCAAAATTGTGGGGACTACTGGAACCCTGGTCATAACGAAGCAGATGCTATTGTGCTTGTTTTTTAGTATAAAAACGAGGCCAACAGGGGGAGGAGCCCCTCCGCCTTTTTAATTAAGAAAAGGGTGCGAGACATACATTTGAATTCATGGGTTCGAACCCGCGCCGGCGTGGAGACCACTGCGCTCCAACCACTGGGTCAAGAGCTCATCCATGCTTTTTTTTTAGTTTCAGTTGATACTTGCAGACTTAAGAGTGGATGTTTATAGAGAATAAGGTGCGCACGTATCTCAAAAttaaactttgaccataaattagacCAACCAAATCTGAGTATGTACAAAAATTATCTCgttgaattcgtattcgaaagaagttttcagtgatataatttttgaGTCACAACATAATATATTATTAGTCTgctttatggtcaaagttggatttTGGGATGCGTGCGCGCCTTATTCATCGGAATAGAGGGGATATAAATTTGTTGTAAATACTAGGAGGGAGCTGTCTATAAAAGGTAACTCCTATGTTGCCTGACTGGATTCAAAACTTTACTGCAACATGACCCGATCATTGATGCATATTTTTACCACATATGCTAGACTTATGCGTTACTTCAATATTCTGTTAAAAGGCTCAGGATGTTTTGTTTTTGTTCCAAATGTTCAGTACTCATTGGAGCCTGGTGATTATATGCATGCCAGCAAAGGAAGATCAATCAGGCCCCATTATACTTCATTTGGATTCACTGAAGTTCCATAACAGCAGATTGATTTTCAGTGTTGTTGAGAGGTAAATAATCTTGACAGTCAAAAAAGTTGCTGAGTTGTACTGCTTTGTTTTGGCGTTCGGCTTTTATTTCTGCAACATAATGACACAAATGGGATACATGCTTCTACTTTGTTTCTTCTATTCTTTTCATGCAATAGATGGTCGGACTCTTCCCCGCACCCTGCgtaagcgggagctacatgcaccgggctgccctttctATTAAAGTCTCATTTATTTCATACATTTTTGCATTTAGAAGTACATCTTCTGGAACGTAGACACTATTATTTTGGCATACCATTATTTTTCTTGTCTAGGTGTCAAAATTTCATTATATCCTCAGTGTTCTGCTGTATTATTTTCATTCTATTTTAAAATGATGTATGTTCATTTGCAGATTCTTAAAACAAGAATGGAATTACCTGAAGGAAAATGGGTCTTTAGCAGAATGTCCTATACGAGAAACGGTGTGGAAGAAACTTCCTCATAAAATTGAGAAGAAACCAATTGCGGTAACTTAAGATCTTCTTTTATGAAATGCATGTACACTCTTCCTTTCATTTCTCTCTCGTCCTTTCCTGAAGGCACACTCTTCCTTTCATTTCTCTCTCGTCCAACTCAGCATGCTGACATCGTCCCATTGTGCATCCCCTAAGATATTGTCAAATACAGGCTGTAAATTGCTAAGTGCATGTATGCAGTGATTTGTGAGTTCAGGATATTGTCAAAACGAAATTATGGGTGGGCATCCAGATTTCTTATAAGTGGACGCCCATAGTTGATTACATACGCTGTTATATCGTCTGCACTATAGATGGTGTATTTGTCTCTCCATGCTGTGATCTTGTAGCTCTTACACTCTTAATTTTTTTCCAGGTTCCGCAGCAGGAAAATGAATTTGACTGTGGCCTCTTTGTTCTGTACTATATGCAGCGGTTCATCGAGGAGGCACCTGAAAGGCTTCACAAGAAAGACCTTTCTATGGTGAGCCACTATCTGTTAGTGTGTTGACCATTCTATGTTCGGTGTGTTTGACTTCTTTCAGAACACTGAACTGCATGCGGATATTCCTTGCTCATTTTTTCTCTACTTTCTGTTAGTTTGGCAAAACATGGTTTCAACCTGAAGAGGCTTCTGCATTGCGAAAGAAAATGAAGACCCTGCTTCATCAGTTGTTTGAGGAAGCGGATCCCAGTAACGATAGTACATCGGAGCAGACAGCGTGTCAGTTGCTTTTGGAAGCTAAGCCTGCAAACAACGTGATGGAGCTGGCAACGTCAGAACACCCTTTGGAAGTCAGTTCAGCTGAGGTGATACCAACGTCGGAACACCTGCTGGAAGTCggttctgttgagatgacaccaatGTCTGAACACCCTTTGGAGGTCGGTTCTGCTGAGATGTCACCAACGCAAGAACATCCTTTGGTGTGCAGTTCTGGTGAGATGGCACCAGCGCAAGAACATCCTTTGGTGGGCAGTTCGGCTGAGATGGAACCAACACAAGAACATCCTTTGGTGGGCAATTCGGCTGAGATGGAACCAAAGCAAGAATATCCTTTGGTTGGCAGTTCGGCTGAGATGGCACCAACGCAAGAACATACCTTGGTGGGCAGTTCGGCTGAGATGGCACCAACGCAAGAACATCCCTTGGTGGGCAGTTCGGCCGAGATGGAACCAACGCAAGAACATCCTACGGTGGGCAGTTCCGCCGAGATGGAACAAACGCAAGGACATCCTATGGTGGGCAGTTCCGCCGAGATTACATCGCAGAAACCTTTGGAAGGCACTTCGACCCGACCAACTAGTTTTGAGCACCCTTTGGAATGCAGCTGATTGATGTTACCACCTTTGGAGCGACCTACGTTACCCGTAGAAACCGAAACCGGCTCGGAATTGTATTATAGATGGGAAGGTGTTGTAGCCTGCATCTGTGGGCAACTTTGAGGGAGGGGTGGTGTTGCATGACTGAACGTTGCAGTTAATGTATCCGCGGGAACTACCGTGTATATATAATATCAGTAGGAGAAATGGTGGGTGTACGAGTCGCTCAGGATGGACTTCATCTGTTTAGTTATTTATAGGCTAGGCTGGAAGAGGTCAATAAAATCTCAGGCTCTGATTAGACGATGTTGCACAAGCCGGTTGGCGAGTTGCCGTGTCCTGAAGCCTTAAGAGTTGATCTACACGGTTGCTCCTAGTCCATGGCTGCAGTAGGGCTAGTTACACAGCAACACGCTCGCCTGCTCACGCCTTGAgcctcctcgtctcctccctcAACCAGTTTGATTGAACACGACCAAAAATACACCGGCGATTCGCCTCCTCCCAGCCATTCGTGACGACTGATGTGGCGAGGTGAGTTGAGGTTAATTGGATTTGGGGATTTTAGTCAGTGGACACGCACGCACACAAAATTGTGGCATGAGAATTCACTCAGATTTGGGGATTTTAATATCGTAATCTGTAGGTATATAGAAAATTGATGATTCCATTGTTTCAAGCAGCTTCAATGAAGAAAACCCGACCTCCGCTCAGTTGGTTCAATCATTTTTCAATCTTAAGTTATCAATAATTTCAGATATTAGGAGATTTTTGGTTCCTAGAGCAAGAATGTAGGTGCTTATAGTTTCTTCAATAGGTATCCAAATATCTGGTTGCCATTCTCTATCTTTTTTAGCTAGCTTGTAGCCCGCGCAGGCTTCTAATTTTCCATTGCTCCGCCACTCGCCACGAACACATAGGTTAGGGTATGCTAGTCAGAGCAGCCGTCGGCACAATAGCAACGATGGACGTGGAGACGAGTCTGTGACACCACAACGGTAGTTCATTCCAACTGAAAGCGCTGGTCCAGTCAAAAGTGCGATTCCTCACCTGTCGTAACCATCCCTGAAAAACCGTTGTTCGAAAAAGGGAATAAGTTTATGTCAATTTTCAGGCATAACAGCAACGTCACTAGCCCAATAGAGCAATGGCGAGCAAAGGGGAATAGGCTAGTGGTGCCTAGCACACATGAAACAGAGAGAGGGCACGCTGAACACACCTAATCGGGGTTTATTTGTCTAAAAAAACCTAATCGGGTTTATTGCCTAAAAAAGAAACCAAATCAGGGTTTATTTCCACCTGGTCCGAAACCGAGCACGTTGGCTAGGTTTCGCGTGTTAGCCGCTTCCAAATGATGATTGTATGATACATGTACCCAAGGtaaaataaatattaaaaatatATTGTGTGGTGTCATGAGGGGAGGGGGGCAGGGGCGGAGCCATAAATTTTTGGCCAATGGGTTCACTAGTTAGCTCATTGTGAGGATTGTGTAAAGTCACTGCAACAAATAGAAATATGATATCAATTATTTATATATAGTACTTACATTAAAAACTTAAGAGTGCAAGACGTACCAGTTGGATGAAATTATAAAACCACTTGTTTAAAATTTATAAATAGAATTACCAAAATAACTCCCTAGCTTTAGGACCAACTTCTCGTCTTCCAGAAAAGATTAAAAAAAAGTAGCTTCACAAGTTTCAAGTAATACCATCAAGTGAAAGATGCATGTAAATTCACTCACATTTCAGAGCCTTTCGATCTTTCGTCATCTGACAAAATAGTTTATCTATGCATAAAAGGCTTTGGGTGATCATATAAATTAATTTATATGAATAGAAGAGACTTCGGGAGATTATTCGCAGCAAAGCTATCAACGACATTGAACGCACCTACATCTACTGGGTAGGCTTGAAGCATGCCTGGCTTGAAGTCCCTATacattttttttcgaaacggaggcaaaagatttgcctcatcgattaattaagcagaagagaattgcccagttaatcaacggaaaaccgggcgaaaaccgataCAAATCAACCACACGTGGACTACTCACGAAGCATGTAACCCCGTAAATACGCGATCAACCCGACAACAATACCCAACACATAGCGACCACCAACCCCCACACCGCTACACCACAAAGAAACCCCTAAGAATAACACGGCCGAAGACCACGTGCACCACCAAATCCATGCTGACAACTCAGACCATAAGGACAACCCAAGAGAATGATGACCATTCATCAAGCAGCTGCGGACGCCTTTCTTGTGGCGCCACTCTTCATTCTCTTGCTCCTGAGAGCCTCCTCAACAACCGCCTTGCCAGATCCAGGGCTAGCCGCCTCCAAACGTTTGAGCAAGCTGTGAATCTCTATCTGGAAGAGAATATCATTGACCTTGTCACGCACAGAAATCTGCCCAACGGTCTCGTGCGAGTGAGTAACTGTAACATCGGAACCTTCACGCTCCACAATGGCGACCATCCGGCTGGGCTCCAAAGGATCAGACGCCAACATCTTGACTGCCTCAACATTATCAGTCACAGATACCACCGACACGATGAAGCCGGACGCCTCTAGTTGCTCACATGACCTAGGTGAATCCTGCCCCTCAACAGGGGTCACCAGCGAGACGACCTCCACATGCTCCATAGGCTGAGGTGAAGCAGGTCTCACACATAGTTGTTGAAGCTCGGGCATAATCTGCAACACAGGGGCGACGACCACGGCGATGGCCTCGCTTACAGCAGCAGACATCGACGACAAGTTGTCCCCAAATCGAGGGGAGAAACAACCATAGAGCTCTTCATCCCCGTTCTCCGTTGAGCCACCAACAACATCAACCTGACTAGAAGGAAGCGACGTAGGAGTGGACTGCAACACAGCCGACACAAGAGAGAGCTTGTCCAGGGCCGCCTCCGCCCGCTCCAGAAAGCTCACAACACGCATCAGCAACTTGGCCTGAGTTGCTAAAGTGGACTGGAGCAGCACATCGGTTGGGGGTGCCGAGCCAACATCATCAGATACAATCGATGCCCAGGACCCTCGATGAAGCGCCTTGTAGGGGGGAGGGGATTTCACCGGACCCCCACAAGAAGCTGGAGCTCGACAATGCTCGGTGCTGAGGCGAGACAGTGGTGGCGCGACAAGGCATGCCAAAGAGCTGAGCGGACGCCAAGGATTGCGGCACCCGCGCGCCCATTGTCCGTTCTCGAAGCAACGGGAGCATCGCAAGGGATCTCTGCAAACTGCCGCACGGTGTCCAGGGCGAGGCATCGACAACATCGACAGTGGAGCCAGGCAGGGATGGGACGAGGAGCAAATGCCGGTGTTGGTGATGCCTGACAGCACCGACCGCGCCGAGGCAGTACCTCATGCCATCCACCACTCGTCTCCTCCTCGTGCCCAACGCATGGAATAGTCGGGTCAGCAGCCGAGACCGGGCTTTTGGAAGCCGGCGGCGTCAGCGGAGCCAACTCTTCTTCGTCGTCCTCATTGTCCTCGTCGGCGAGGGAGGCCCAGGACACAGGCCGGGTCGCTGCAGGCGACGATTCGGAGTGGGGCTCTTCCGGGGCCGGGGCCGGGGACGAGCCGGAGTGGGGTGCTGCCGGTGCCGTCGGTGGAAGGATGGAGGCAGCAACAGCAAGTGGAGCCGGAGCCAAGGGCGCGGTTGAAGTCATGGACGTCGTCGCCTCCTTGGTGAGGAGCGCGCGGGACACCCTCCTCCCATGAATGGGCAGATATCGGGGTAGAAGATATTTTCCTCTGTTTTTCATGGAGTTAGAGAACATGATGGTACTATGCATAGGATAATGGTTCAACACAACTCATCTCTTGATGATGATCAACAGTATTGCATGTTCGGCACAAAAAAGTGAGTACTGGTTGGTAGAATTATGAGGATAATATAAGGTAGAACATATTTTCCTCTGTTTTTCATGGTGTTAGAGAACATGATGGTACTATGCATAGGATAATGGTTCAGAATAACACATGATATACTCTACTAATCCTCCCTTATAAATCAGTGGGTTGGTACAAAATTCAGAAATGGGTTCGTATTAGTCTACCATTATTCTTCTGTTTTGAAAGTGTTCCACTGATTTCTTCCTTGTATACTGATTGCATATTTGtcaaaaaaattgtttgcaaaaaccATTATCCAATTCATGCTTTTGTGTTTTTACTACTAGTTTTGTTCTTCCTAATAGATGAATGCATGGAAGGACTGTACAGACGCTTACTTGTTCTTGAGGCATAGCTTTCTGGACTAGGAGAGCAAGTAGAAGGCTTGGATCGTGTAATACTCCTCCATGTTGAAGTCTTGGAGTACTTCGAAAAATACTGAAACTGTCCCAAAAAAGAGTGATGGTTCCCCTCCATGTTTATAAGAGGTCTGCATGCATTAATTTGTTGGTAGCATCAACCTAATTTGAAAAATGAGGTGATTGTTACCTTGAATGACATTGTCTTCCTAATCTGCTTATGGTTCAAACTGCAGAATGAAAATAAGATATTTTTTCCTTTGGAAGTGCTCTACGGATTTAATGTATTTTCGTTTATCATAATACAGAATAAATTTTGGTTTGAGTCTGCATAGTAAGTGGATGATTCTTCAGATATCATATTTTGATTTTGTAATGGAACATAAATTTGAGTGCCTGAGGAATCCCATTTCAAATCGTGTAATAGTTAAATGCATCTTTTTTGGACTAGAAAAATGTTTGTTGTTAATTGACTTAGTAGCAAGTGAACTGTTAGGAAGCTGAAGTGTATTCTCACTCAATTTACGGACTGAAGTTTGGGGACCTTGAAACTTCTGAATTGATAGGTTCTGATGGACCCGGAAGTACTTGCAAGTGTTTTTTCTAATACCATTTTGTTTTGCAAGTTTAACTTTGGCAATTGATGAACAACCATGACATGAACTATATGCAGTATGCATGTTAACAAAGTACAATACTTTCTCATTGTGGCTGATGTTTCTACATCAAATTTTTACTTTAAAATAAGCACCATCAGAATTCCTTGAAGCAAGTTTGAGGAAAAAGAAATTCTATACTTGAAAATGGTCAGCTTATGCTAGGTGAAAGGGAAATCACGCCTACTTTCTTGTGCCTTTCATCTGAACTATGGGTTCTGTAAGGAATTATTTATGAATTGCATTGTGCATTTGTCACACAATTTTAGGTCTACGTAATGAAAAGCTTAAATGTGCATTTACTTGCATTTAAAAAGATATACAAGGTCAACTTGCTCAGCTTGCTATCCCCTAATATCGGCTTTTTTCCTCTATAGGCGTACTACATTGCTTTGACTTGGAGTTATATTCCGCTCAATGCTTGTAGACTAAGTTATGTTAATTCTTACTGTAGCTATGCCATTGTTAAGTGATATGTATATCTAGCACTAAAATTATGGAACCACAATCCATTCCATGTAAGAAAGTGAGTTGTTCTGGTGCCCCTGTTGGATTTGTTTGGAAGTGTGAATGAATTGGTGATGTAGAAACCTGTTTTGCTATAATATCCATCAAACTTACTAATTATGATGTTTTTTTTTCTGACAATCTGAATTGTTTGATAATGTTTTCTTTTGCGGATTCATGTCTCCCATTTTTGCAGGATGCCCTATGCTTCAGCATGCTAAGATATTTTAATTATTATGCTTATATAATTTTCTCCTACCTTAAGGATCTAGGCGATTGAGGAGTTCTATGACATAATACAATCTCAATATGAGGGTTAGCTCCTGTCAAGGGCTGCGTATTTTTCATAGAATAAGTGCAAAGATATTTGAAGAAGCTTCTTGGTACTTGATGCATGTTATTGCAACATTGATTTTTTGCTCCATTATTAACACCTTATGATTTGATTCCCACTAAAGCTGCTAGGTGTGGCTGAATGTTGTGTTTTCTAATGATAATaaagaacagaagatattaatTTTAACTTTGTGTCTACTATTAAGAAGATTGTGATGTGTTTATATTTCTATTAGTCGAGACATCCATTGCACATACAATCTTATTAGTTTGCTAACTATTTGATGGCCATCTAGATGTgtgttgcacgtgcaagcttactagtaaaacattaatgggccaagaggctTCCGGATCATGTGTTCCAGCTTCGATGGGTTCAACCGTACATTTGAATTGGGTTCTGTCAGGCCCAAGTCTGAAGATTCACTGCAGAGTTGAGCTCCTCCCTTGTTCCCGCGTGTCGGATGGATCGAGAGGCGCTAATCTTTCATCTAACGGCTCTGGAGTTTAGATACATGTTCATTCGAATGGAGTCGCTTGCAAGGGTTGATCTCCCATCGGACGATCCCCAAGCCCTCGCGTGTCGTTGTTGATCGCCCGACAACTGTTCTCTTTTTACTTTTCACCTACTCATTTCTGTAATGGCTATGAAGCCACGAGACTCGTGTGAGTGGAGGCATCCCATGTGTAATCGGATTGTAAACCCCAGCCGCCGGTGGCATGCTACCTATCTTTCCCCTTTCAACAAGAACCCTAACTTTAATTCTCCAATTTCATCTGTGTCCTTGAGTGATTGCTGTTGAAATTCAGTCATAGCATAGACTAGTTCCTGACAGGTTCATACAAGTGACCGCATCTATACATGTACGTCATGTGAAAAAAACGTTGGGTTCAGGTGAACCCAACGCCTACACGCTGGCCCCGCctctggagggggggggggggcagggcccctgCCTCTCCTCCAATCCTCGTCGGCTCATTATCTGGTGATATATTTCCTCAGATGGATTGGTTAACAAGTGCGTGTGAGGCAGCGGGGTTGGGTACAGGTCCGAGGTCCGACCCCCATGGCTCCAGTTTTTCCAATGGTGGTTGAATCTTCTCTACCCGACTCCATTTCCACTGACAATGACACACTGTTGTAGACCAAGAAGTAGCAATGGAAGTCATTAAGGACAACTTAATCAGAGCTTATCAGAGGATGGAACACTATGCAGATAAGAAGAGGGTGGATAGGAAGTTCCTAGTTGGAGACATGGCCTAATTGAAGCCGCAACTTTACTTTTCACCTGTTGTGTCGCTGGTGATCACTCGACAACTCTTCTTCTCTTTTTACTTTTCACCTGCTCATTTCTGTAATGGCTATAAAGCCACGAGACTCGCGTGAGTGGAGGCATCGCATGTGTAATTGGATTGTAAACCCCAGCCGCCGGTGGCATGCTACCTATCTTTCCCCTTTCAACAAGAACCCTGGCTTTAATTCTCCAATTTCATCTGTGTCCTTGAGTGATTGCTGTTGAATTTCAGTCATAGCATAGACTAGTTCCTGACAGGTTCATACAAGTGACCGCATCTATACATGTACGTCATGTGAAAAAAATCGTTGGGTTCGGGTGAACCCAACGCCTACACGCTGGCTCCGCCTTTGGaggggggccagggcccctgccTCTCCTCCAATCCTTGTCGGCTCAGTATCTGGTGATATAT
Protein-coding regions in this window:
- the LOC123169622 gene encoding ubiquitin-like-specific protease 1D isoform X1 is translated as MPEAPAVSIVDFSSAASSFSSPTPTSPRPRPLGEPRRAAVNAMATASSEPLPSGEEGDEDAGARIDDDLRGMSDQALKERFKRLQDGLNKFPGVLPDGGKKYRRSLRAVRGELDRRTRLASDSASLRPRPRPPRPQGRLGEPDGNRGERMIQSSCAEPSGLSSKCNENHGVTKSDFLSAFEVDDEAGIDVEITSICPGKTKTPVENKGKSYAVSESCKTNAQPTPPKVLCIDNSIDVENMSSDDDFKDNGDIRTRENASTPSRKRKGDDSVNFSMRLRPRKAQEVVLLDADAHHSESAEKPTTKRDAMKIYYPSSEHSNSIELSHDDIKCLEPESLLSSTIMNFYIMYLQGPMSSISTQRGKYHIFNTYFFKKLEALKSKVDKPSYFLNLRRWWKGIDIFQKPYILFPVHADTHWSLVIICMPAKEDQSGPIILHLDSLKFHNSRLIFSVVERFLKQEWNYLKENGSLAECPIRETVWKKLPHKIEKKPIAVPQQENEFDCGLFVLYYMQRFIEEAPERLHKKDLSMFGKTWFQPEEASALRKKMKTLLHQLFEEADPSNDSTSEQTACQLLLEAKPANNVMELATSEHPLEVSSAEVIPTSEHLLEVGSVEMTPMSEHPLEVGSAEMSPTQEHPLVCSSGEMAPAQEHPLVGSSAEMEPTQEHPLVGNSAEMEPKQEYPLVGSSAEMAPTQEHTLVGSSAEMAPTQEHPLVGSSAEMEPTQEHPTVGSSAEMEQTQGHPMVGSSAEITSQKPLEGTSTRPTSFEHPLECS
- the LOC123169622 gene encoding ubiquitin-like-specific protease 2 isoform X3 → MPEAPAVSIVDFSSAASSFSSPTPTSPRPRPLGEPRRAAVNAMATASSEPLPSGEEGDEDAGARIDDDLRGMSDQALKERFKRLQDGLNKFPGVLPDGGKKYRRSLRAVRGELDRRTRLASDSASLRPRPRPPRPQGRLGEPDGNRGERMIQSSCAEPSGIDVEITSICPGKTKTPVENKGKSYAVSESCKTNAQPTPPKVLCIDNSIDVENMSSDDDFKDNGDIRTRENASTPSRKRKGDDSVNFSMRLRPRKAQEVVLLDADAHHSESAEKPTTKRDAMKIYYPSSEHSNSIELSHDDIKCLEPESLLSSTIMNFYIMYLQGPMSSISTQRGKYHIFNTYFFKKLEALKSKVDKPSYFLNLRRWWKGIDIFQKPYILFPVHADTHWSLVIICMPAKEDQSGPIILHLDSLKFHNSRLIFSVVERFLKQEWNYLKENGSLAECPIRETVWKKLPHKIEKKPIAVPQQENEFDCGLFVLYYMQRFIEEAPERLHKKDLSMFGKTWFQPEEASALRKKMKTLLHQLFEEADPSNDSTSEQTACQLLLEAKPANNVMELATSEHPLEVSSAEVIPTSEHLLEVGSVEMTPMSEHPLEVGSAEMSPTQEHPLVCSSGEMAPAQEHPLVGSSAEMEPTQEHPLVGNSAEMEPKQEYPLVGSSAEMAPTQEHTLVGSSAEMAPTQEHPLVGSSAEMEPTQEHPTVGSSAEMEQTQGHPMVGSSAEITSQKPLEGTSTRPTSFEHPLECS